In Gossypium raimondii isolate GPD5lz chromosome 12, ASM2569854v1, whole genome shotgun sequence, a single window of DNA contains:
- the LOC105764877 gene encoding uncharacterized Rho GTPase-activating protein At5g61530 — translation MPSAVSQQWQEKATGFFSSSGVKLKEASQTAGTFVGEVAKDAKGNVTDVAERVGSMVKSRWAFLRQPATRHAVQESLISAAATTGTFLRKGITGTKDRVVVGKTKVEEVAKKTAQKSKTILTDIERWQKGVASTDVFGVPIEVTVQRQQAIKPIPLILVKCADYLILSGINSQYLFKAEGDKKVIEQLVSAYNQDFNASIPEGVNPIDVAALAKYYIASLPEPLTTFELYDEIKSARSSIHAMRNVLKMLPSVNYMTLEFITALLLRVSQKSVLNKMDARSLALEMAPVIMWQKDRKPESYRKYWSHPLKSPSKGSMDSTPTYSAWDMLEDDGEDMDASSHIPLDDGIPVDFGAIEVIQCLIEQHNPIFTDANETVWR, via the exons ATGCCTTCAGCCGTATCGCAGCAGTGGCAAGAGAAGGCGActggttttttttcttcctcaG GGGTGAAGCTGAAGGAAGCTAGCCAAACCGCCGGTACGTTTGTTGGAGAAGTTGCAAAGGATGCCAAAGGCAACGTCACTGACGTGGCGGAACGAGTTGGTTCCATGGTCAAAAGCCGATGGGCGTTTCTCCGGCAGCCAGCGACAAGACATGCTGTGCAAGAGAGTCTTATATCGGCTGCTGCAACGACCGGAACCTTTTTGAGGAAAGGCATCACCGGGACTAAAGACAGGGTCGTTGTTGGGAAAACAAAAGTTGAAgag GTGGCAAAAAAGACTGCACAGAAAAGCAAGACAATTTTGACAGATATAGAACGATGGCAGAAG GGTGTTGCCAGCACTGATG TATTTGGAGTTCCTATTGAGGTTACTGTGCAGCGGCAGCAAGCCATCAAGCCCATCCCTCTTATATTGGTGAAATGTGCAGATTATCTCATATTATCAG GTATAAATTCTCAATACTTGTTTAAAGCTGAAGGAGATAAGAAGGTCATTGAGCAATTGGTTTCTGCATACAACCAAG ATTTTAATGCCTCCATACCAGAGGGTGTGAATCCAATTGATGTAGCAGCTCTAGCCAAATATTATATTGCTAGTCTTCCTGAGCCATTGACCACCTTTGAGCTTTATGATGAGATCAAAAGTGCCCGTTCTAGCATACATGCTATGAGGAATGTACTGAAAATGCTTCCTAGTGTAAATTACATGACTCTTGAGTTCATCACTGCATTGCTGCTTCGTGTTAGCCAGAAATCAGTCCTTAACAAG ATGGATGCACGAAGCCTTGCCTTGGAAATGGCCCCTGTTATTATGTGGCAGAAGGATAGAAAACCAGAATCTTATAGGAAATACTGGAGTCATCCACTCAAAAGTCCTTCTAAGGGTAGCATGGATTCAACCCCTACTTATAGTGCATGGGACATGCTTGAAG ATGATGGAGAAGATATGGATGCTTCCTCCCACATTCCTTTGGATGATGGTATCCCGGTTGATTTTGGTGCCATTGAGGTCATTCAATGCCTCATAGAACAACACAATCCCATATTTACAGACGCTAATGAGACAGTCTGGAGATGA